A region of Arabidopsis thaliana chromosome 5, partial sequence DNA encodes the following proteins:
- the WOX8 gene encoding WUSCHEL related homeobox 8 (WUSCHEL related homeobox 8 (WOX8); CONTAINS InterPro DOMAIN/s: Homeobox (InterPro:IPR001356), Homeodomain-like (InterPro:IPR009057); BEST Arabidopsis thaliana protein match is: homeobox-3 (TAIR:AT2G33880.1); Has 568 Blast hits to 538 proteins in 48 species: Archae - 0; Bacteria - 0; Metazoa - 0; Fungi - 0; Plants - 568; Viruses - 0; Other Eukaryotes - 0 (source: NCBI BLink).) — MSSSNKNWPSMFKSKPCNNNHHHQHEIDTPSYMHYSNCNLSSSFSSDRIPDPKPRWNPKPEQIRILESIFNSGTINPPREEIQRIRIRLQEYGQIGDANVFYWFQNRKSRAKHKLRVHHKSPKMSKKDKTVIPSTDADHCFGFVNQETGLYPVQNNELVVTEPAGFLFPVHNDPSAAQSAFGFGDFVVPVVTEEGMAFSTVNNGVNLETNENFDKIPAINLYGGDGNGGGNCFPPLTVPLTINQSQEKRDVGLSGGEDVGDNVYPVRMTVFINEMPIEVVSGLFNVKAAFGNDAVLINSFGQPILTDEFGVTYQPLQNGAIYYLI; from the exons ATGTCCTcctcaaacaaaaattggcCAAGCATGTTCAAATCCAAACCTTGCAAcaataatcatcatcatcaacatgaaATCGATACTCCATCTTACATGCACTACTCTAATTGCAACCTATCATCTTCCTTTTCCTCAG ATCGGATACCAGATCCTAAACCGAGATGGAATCCTAAACCGGAGCAGATTAGGATACTCGAATCAATCTTCAATTCCGGTACTATTAACCCACCTAGAGAGGAGATTCAAAGAATCCGGATCCGGCTTCAAGAATATGGTCAAATCGGTGACGCAAACGTGTTTTACTGGTTTCAAAACCGGAAATCTCGAGCAAAACACAAGCTTCGTGTTCATCACAAAAGCCCTAAAATGTCAAAGAAGGACAAGACGGTTATTCCTAGTACTGACGCTGatcattgttttggttttgttaacCAAGAAACCGGATTATATCCGGTTCAAAACAATGAGTTGGTGGTAACCGAACCGGCCGGTTTTCTATTTCCGGTTCATAATGATCCGAGCGCTGCTCAATCAGCGTTTGGTTTTGGCGATTTTGTTGTACCGGTGGTAACGGAAGAAGGGATGGCATTCTCTACCGTTAATAACGGCGTTAATTTGGAGACTAacgaaaattttgataaaattccGGCGATCAATTTATACGGCGGAGATGGAAATGGCGGTGGAAATTGTTTTCCTCCTTTGACTGTTCCATTAACCATCAATCAATCTCAAG AAAAACGAGATGTAGGATTATCCGGTGGTGAAGACGTCGGAGATAATGTTTATCCGGTGAGAATGACGGTGTTTATTAACGAGATGCCTATCGAAGTAGTGTCTGGATTATTCAACGTTAAGGCAGCTTTCGGAAACGATGCCGTTTTGATCAACTCGTTTGGCCAGCCTATTCTTACAGATGAATTTGGTGTTACTTATCAACCTCTCCAAAATGGCGCAATCTATTATCTT ATTTAG